From Candidatus Paceibacterota bacterium, a single genomic window includes:
- a CDS encoding septation protein IspZ, whose translation MLTRSFVISFFIEFGPVIAFFFGTEFLGFFPGTTFLVVGTLVALSASLVRDKRLPMFSILSSVFILFFGLLTLFMHDPIWLVAEYTLYNGLFGLFVLGGLYFNKSLLKPLFQTMFHVSDKCWRILSLRWGIAFILTAISNELVWRLLGEDAWVYFRLIAGVLLAVFGFSQFFLARRERHPDASPWGLRI comes from the coding sequence ATGCTTACTAGAAGTTTTGTCATCTCGTTTTTCATAGAATTCGGGCCTGTCATCGCCTTTTTCTTCGGGACCGAATTTCTTGGTTTTTTTCCTGGCACTACCTTTCTTGTGGTTGGTACCCTTGTGGCTCTCTCTGCATCCTTAGTGCGCGACAAACGTTTACCGATGTTCTCTATTCTCTCTAGCGTTTTTATATTATTTTTTGGATTATTGACTTTATTTATGCACGATCCTATTTGGCTAGTAGCTGAGTATACATTGTATAATGGCTTATTCGGCCTTTTTGTTTTAGGTGGTTTGTATTTTAATAAATCTTTATTGAAGCCTCTTTTCCAAACTATGTTCCATGTCAGTGACAAGTGTTGGAGAATACTTTCTTTACGATGGGGAATAGCTTTTATACTGACAGCTATAAGTAATGAATTAGTCTGGCGTCTACTAGGTGAAGATGCTTGGGTCTATTTCCGCCTTATCGCTGGAGTGCTCCTTGCCGTATTCGGTTTTTCTCAATTCTTCCTAGCTCGTCGTGAACGCCATCCTGACGCCAGCCCCTGGGGCCTTCGTATTTAA
- the obgE gene encoding GTPase ObgE, with amino-acid sequence MAFTDEITIFAKAGRGGNGVVRWLHEKGKEWSGPAGGDGGKGGDVYVVSVRDTHLLSKYKAQKEFDAGNGEMGGSKSLHGAQGKDLDIELPIGSIITNKKTGRKFSLIKDGERVLVLKGGNGGRGNESFKASTNQSPRESTPGTEGEEAEFYIELELVADAGFIGLPNAGKTSLLNELTRSNSKVGAYPFTTLEPNLGEMYGFIIADIPGLIEGAATGKGLGHKFLRHIRRTKILVHLVSLENEDPINVYNIIRSELSHFDKELLNKKEIVVLTKTDLLEDKTKLDKIVSDFEKIIPSVTTLTIYDDFQIKSFGQFLLKQLKDE; translated from the coding sequence ATGGCATTTACTGATGAAATAACTATTTTCGCAAAGGCAGGCCGAGGGGGTAATGGCGTAGTACGCTGGCTTCACGAGAAGGGAAAAGAGTGGAGTGGCCCAGCTGGGGGCGATGGTGGTAAGGGAGGTGATGTGTACGTTGTATCTGTGCGGGATACTCATTTGCTTTCGAAATATAAGGCCCAGAAGGAGTTCGATGCTGGTAATGGTGAAATGGGAGGTAGTAAAAGCCTTCACGGAGCTCAAGGTAAAGACCTGGATATCGAACTTCCAATCGGCTCTATCATTACCAATAAAAAAACTGGCCGAAAATTTTCCCTTATAAAGGATGGAGAGAGGGTTCTTGTTTTGAAAGGTGGTAATGGAGGTAGGGGTAATGAATCATTCAAAGCTTCGACAAACCAAAGTCCAAGGGAATCAACCCCAGGTACTGAAGGCGAAGAAGCCGAATTTTATATAGAGCTCGAACTTGTGGCGGATGCTGGTTTTATCGGTTTACCGAATGCAGGTAAAACTAGTTTATTGAACGAGCTTACTAGAAGCAATAGTAAAGTGGGTGCATATCCTTTTACTACTCTTGAACCAAACTTGGGTGAAATGTATGGCTTCATCATCGCTGATATTCCTGGTCTTATAGAAGGAGCTGCTACAGGAAAAGGCTTGGGTCATAAATTTCTGCGTCATATACGCCGTACCAAAATTTTAGTTCATCTAGTTTCTCTCGAAAATGAAGATCCTATAAATGTTTACAACATAATTAGAAGTGAACTCTCACACTTTGATAAAGAACTTTTGAATAAAAAAGAAATTGTCGTTCTGACCAAGACTGATTTGCTAGAAGATAAAACTAAACTAGATAAAATTGTATCTGATTTTGAAAAGATTATTCCTTCTGTTACCACTCTCACTATATACGACGATTTCCAAATAAAATCTTTCGGACAGTTTCTCTTAAAACAGCTTAAAGACGAGTAA